A window of Solanum stenotomum isolate F172 chromosome 3, ASM1918654v1, whole genome shotgun sequence contains these coding sequences:
- the LOC125857890 gene encoding uncharacterized protein LOC125857890, with protein sequence MDVVASPWDFNCNLEVDLGSEENAHIVYTALAVDKELQPDKVKRHMSVSNGKLSVNFEAVEARFLRASFSAFVDVLTLTTKTIEEFGPKKE encoded by the exons ATGGATGTTGTGGCGTCTCCATGGGACTTCAACTG CAACTTGGAAGTAGATCTTGGGTCTGAAGAAAATGCTCATATTGTCTATACTGCATTGGCTGTTGATAAGGAG TTGCAGCCTGATAAAGTGAAGAGGCATATGTCTGTATCTAACGGGAAGCTTTCAGT GAATTTTGAGGCTGTTGAAGCAAGATTTCTTCGTGCATCATTTAGTGCATTTGTAGATGTACTCACACTCACAACAAAAACCATTGAAGAATTTGGTCCAAAGAAGGAATAG